The genomic stretch CGGTGAGTCCGCAATCGGAAGCGCGAACCGCCCTTCGATATATCCGTCGATCTCCGCCGACGCGTCGTTCAGCGCTTGCAGAATCGGCTCCTGCTGAATCGTGCTCGAGCTTGGATCTTCATTGGTCAGCTGCACCAAATCGCGATTCGGATACCGGCTGATCATGTCCTGGACTGTCGCGTAACTCATTTCTTCAATCCTTGGCCGCGTTCGCCGGTTCCGCTCACTTGCAGGCCCTTAAGGTCTCTCCGCGGGCGCCGATGAAGGGCTTCGCCCGCGGAGAGATGCACGCGCGCTCCGGCATCGCAGGCAGGAGGAAGCACCTGCGATCTTCCGGCCTGGGGAGTGTTGCATTCTCATTGGGTATTTCGCCGAATAGCGAATGACTAATCAGGAGAGATACTCACTGACTATCAGGTCGGCGCTGTCGCGCCACACGTTCGAGGTCGCTACGCTCGCGCTCGCTCCGACCCCGGCGGTGATTTCCGCGTGCAGCAACTGGCGCGCCACTTCCTCGAGTGCGGTCGGCACCAGGAGATATGCGCCCTTGCGGCTCGACAACGCGCCGAACGGCTGCCCCGCGTCGGTCTTGAATGACCTCATCGCCGAGCGCGCCGCCCCGTAGTTCGCAGGATTGCTGAGGTCCGTGTTGCTCGCGTACGCGAGCTGCCAGAGCCCGACGCCGGTGTTCGCGCGGCCGTCGACGCCGTACCGGAATTCGCGGCGGTTGAACACCGCCTCGTCCGTCACCGCGCTCATCCGCGTCACTGCGTATTCGCGCCGGAGCTGGAAGATGAACGGCCGGATCGCCCGCGCTGCGTCGATCACGAACCAGTACGGACCCGACCCCGAACTGTTGATGTTCGACGCGCTCGCGCCCGCCTGCCCCATCAGTCCCACCGGATGCGTCGCAGAGAAAAACGCCTGCCCGTCGAAGCCCACCACGTTCGACGGATTCGTCACCGCGTCCTTGATCATCGTGAACAGCAGCATGTCCGGATGCACCTTCGTGTCCCACCCGAGCTGCTCGATGATCGGCTCGTACACCCCGTACGAGTCGTCTTCGATATCGTTGCGATCGATCGAGACCGTGTCTTCGAAGTTCTTGTTCACGATCGTGTACGAGTGCGTCTCCAGCGCCTGCACGACGCGATCGCCCAGCCACTCGCGGAATTTCGTTGTCCGCCCAAGCCACGGATACGTCGTCTGGCGCGATCCCGATCGCACCACGCTCGAGATCTGCTCGTAGTACGACGGCGGCTTGTCGAACCCGCGCTGGAACACGACGTCGTAGCCGGTGAACAATGCGGTCAGGTTTGCTGCGCTGATTTCCATCTCTTTCTTCCTCGTCCTCGCGGATTGCTTCGCGATCGTTTACGCGGCGCTGGTCGCCTGATGCCAAAAATCGACCCACACCTGCCCGCTGCTGTCGATCGCCACCACCTGGCCCGCCGCCGCGTACTGCTGCACCGACGCGCCCGACGCCCGATCCGCCGCCCCGACCGTGTTGTCGTCCACCGCGAAGCACGCGAGCCCGACCTGCGCCGCTCCGATCGTTCCGTCATTGGCGAACATGAACACGCCCTTGCGCGCCACGATCGAAATCGCCCCTGCCGCGCCCGGATTGTTGATTGCATTCTGTCCCGGCGTGCCGTGATGCATCCGCTCGGCGCGCCCGATCACCTTCTGCGCGTTGGCCGTGGTCGTCGTCGCCGACGCCGGCGCCGCGTTGCCCGCGGCATTCAGCGCCACCATCGCGCCCAGGTAAATGTTGGTGTTCGCTTCCACCGGATACACCCGGATTCGGCCGCCATCGGCCATCTCGGGCGTGTTTCGCGAATTGGTTAAAGCCGCCATCTTGTTTCACCCTCGTCGATGCGTGCTCGCGGCCGCGCCGGCCGCGCCCTACGCGAGTTAGTCGTGCTCGGTCTGCAGGTCGCCGCGCTCGAGGCTCAGAAAATCCGCGCGCCCGCTCTTTCGCATCAGGTAGTCCGAATGCTTCAGCCCGAGTTGCGCGCAGATCGCGATCTCCGCCGCGCCCAGATTGCTCGCGCGCTTCTCCGCTCCCGCGACGCGACCCAGCGCCGGCTCCCGCCCCAGGATTTGCGGCTGCTTCGCCGCGAACGCCTCGAATCCCTTGCCATCGGCCGCGCAGTAGGCGATCGCCCATTCGCGCTGCGCCGGCGAGAGCTTGCCCGCCCGAATCGCCTCTTCCACCACCTGCGACGCCTGCTCCCGAGCGCGCTCAGCCTTGAGCACGTTCAGTTCCGTCAGCGCCCGCTCGAATTCCGCGACCGCCACGTATCGCGCCGGATCGGGAACGCCGGCGCTCATCGCCGCCTCGATTCGCGCTGCCGCCGCGCACTTCTCCTTCACCGCCGCGATAATCTGATCGGCCTGCGCTTCGCATCCGAGCCCCAGCGCCTCGCACAGCTCTTTCACAAATTCGTTTTGCATTGCTTCGTCCTTCGGATTCGCAGCCGCGATCTTTGCCGCCGCGATCGCTGTCAGATGCAGATTTGGATTGTTCGTCAGTCCGGCCCGCAGCAGCCTCGTCACGCGCCCGTCGCTCGGATCGAATTGAAAAACCGGCGAGATGTACCGATACTCGCGCGCCACGATCGCCGCCGCCGCCCGCGCCGTCCACTCGACCCGCCCCCAGATTGCTCCCGCGCGCGCGTGGAGCTCGCGTATCCAGCCCGCCGCCGGCGCCGGCCGTCCCTCGGGCGCCGCGAAGTCAGTCGCGTGATCGTAGTCGATCGGCAGTCCTGCCTTCATTCCGAGCGCCACGGTCGATTCGATTACCTCGCCCGGATCCGCCAGCCGAAACGGACCGCGTCCGTCGCGTCCGTGAAACTCCCCCGCCGGCAGCAACTCGATCCACTCGGGCGCCGCGCCTGCTCCGCCTTCCGGATTCCCGGAGGCGGGCGCACCGGCGGTATCGACTACGAACGAGGGAATCAGTTTGCCCGCCCGCGTTTCGTCTTCACCGCCGATGCGTGTCGTGAAGTGATCCATCGAGGCGCATTCTGCATCGCACCGCGAAATTGGATAAGGCTGAACCGTTCAGCCCTGAACTCTTGTGGCATTCTCTACAAATTGTAGAGTCGGATTCCGCCGTGATTTTTCCGGCGCCTCCGTGCGCCGTCCCGCGCGAGCGATCTCGCTCCGGCTCTCGCTTCCCTCTCCGCTCCCTGTTACAAATTCCGGCGCATCGCCTCGAACACCGATGCGCATCTTCCACTTCGTTCGCAAAGGACCTGCATGAAATCCGATCGGATCGTGATCGAACTAAGCGCGCTGCACGTCGAGCGCGACGCCGTCATCCTCGACCGCATCGATTGGCAAGTGCGGCGCGGCGAGAACTGGGCAATCCTCGGCGCCAACGGCAGCGGCAAGACCTCGATGCTCCGCGCGTTGACCGGCTACCTCCCGCCGACCTCCGGGCAAATCAGCGTTCTCGGCGAAACCTACGGCCGTTTCGATTGGCGTGTCTTGCGCGAGCGCATCGGCCTCGTCAGTTCGAGCGTGCACCAGATGATGGACGACAACG from Candidatus Binatus sp. encodes the following:
- a CDS encoding Mu-like prophage major head subunit gpT family protein; the protein is MEISAANLTALFTGYDVVFQRGFDKPPSYYEQISSVVRSGSRQTTYPWLGRTTKFREWLGDRVVQALETHSYTIVNKNFEDTVSIDRNDIEDDSYGVYEPIIEQLGWDTKVHPDMLLFTMIKDAVTNPSNVVGFDGQAFFSATHPVGLMGQAGASASNINSSGSGPYWFVIDAARAIRPFIFQLRREYAVTRMSAVTDEAVFNRREFRYGVDGRANTGVGLWQLAYASNTDLSNPANYGAARSAMRSFKTDAGQPFGALSSRKGAYLLVPTALEEVARQLLHAEITAGVGASASVATSNVWRDSADLIVSEYLS
- a CDS encoding phage protease, producing the protein MDHFTTRIGGEDETRAGKLIPSFVVDTAGAPASGNPEGGAGAAPEWIELLPAGEFHGRDGRGPFRLADPGEVIESTVALGMKAGLPIDYDHATDFAAPEGRPAPAAGWIRELHARAGAIWGRVEWTARAAAAIVAREYRYISPVFQFDPSDGRVTRLLRAGLTNNPNLHLTAIAAAKIAAANPKDEAMQNEFVKELCEALGLGCEAQADQIIAAVKEKCAAAARIEAAMSAGVPDPARYVAVAEFERALTELNVLKAERAREQASQVVEEAIRAGKLSPAQREWAIAYCAADGKGFEAFAAKQPQILGREPALGRVAGAEKRASNLGAAEIAICAQLGLKHSDYLMRKSGRADFLSLERGDLQTEHD